In the Pyrolobus fumarii 1A genome, one interval contains:
- a CDS encoding thiolase family protein, which produces MRRVFIASVGLLRPGRHYDLDYVELVDKALLDAEKRGGLCTEPEAIVVASAFSGVLGDQLVLGDHLATWLGLTPRPAFRVEAGLGSGGAALALAYGLVASGAYRSVLLVGVEKLADHPTWVHGWVDTLEMDSRNEGYYGMGVAAAYALMARYYMETYGVTRRQLSLWPVRMHENARGNPYAALRNPLTPEAVERSPLLAEPLHQFDAGPVSDGAAVVLLVGEGVEGCEKHVEVKGVEAATDYQSLGLRPAIDELRAVRIVAERLYKRFNLTPINIDVIELRDVYSITGLLALESLGLVEKGHAARALEEGRFGANDRPVVNPSGGTKARGEVGGATGVYQIVEAYLQLIGEGVGVNVDNARRALVVDIGGPASNATATLLERV; this is translated from the coding sequence ATGAGGCGTGTTTTCATAGCATCTGTTGGCTTACTAAGGCCGGGTAGGCACTACGACCTTGATTATGTCGAGCTGGTGGACAAAGCTCTTCTTGACGCCGAGAAGCGAGGCGGGCTTTGCACGGAGCCGGAGGCCATAGTGGTTGCTAGCGCGTTCTCCGGTGTGCTTGGCGACCAGTTGGTTCTGGGTGACCATCTGGCGACCTGGTTAGGGTTGACGCCTAGACCTGCTTTCCGTGTAGAGGCTGGCCTAGGGTCTGGTGGTGCGGCTCTAGCACTGGCATATGGTCTTGTGGCGTCTGGTGCGTATCGTAGCGTGTTGCTCGTTGGTGTTGAGAAGCTGGCTGACCACCCGACGTGGGTCCATGGGTGGGTGGATACGCTGGAGATGGATTCGAGAAACGAGGGATACTATGGTATGGGTGTTGCGGCGGCCTATGCGCTGATGGCCAGGTACTATATGGAGACGTATGGAGTGACGCGGCGGCAGCTCAGCCTATGGCCGGTTAGGATGCATGAAAATGCGCGTGGAAACCCGTACGCAGCCCTGAGGAACCCGCTGACGCCGGAGGCTGTCGAGAGGAGCCCGTTGCTAGCAGAGCCTCTACACCAGTTCGATGCTGGGCCGGTCTCCGATGGTGCTGCTGTGGTGCTCCTAGTGGGGGAGGGTGTGGAGGGTTGTGAGAAGCACGTGGAGGTTAAGGGTGTCGAGGCTGCGACGGACTACCAGAGCCTTGGACTCCGCCCGGCTATTGACGAGCTACGCGCGGTGAGGATAGTCGCCGAGAGGCTATACAAGAGGTTCAACCTAACGCCAATAAACATAGACGTTATAGAGTTGCGTGACGTGTACAGCATAACAGGGTTGCTGGCGCTTGAGTCTCTAGGCCTGGTGGAGAAAGGGCACGCTGCACGCGCGCTCGAGGAGGGAAGGTTTGGGGCCAACGATAGGCCGGTAGTGAACCCGAGTGGTGGCACCAAGGCTAGGGGCGAGGTTGGCGGCGCGACAGGTGTCTATCAGATTGTAGAGGCCTACCTACAGCTCATAGGTGAGGGCGTAGGTGTTAACGTGGATAACGCAAGACGTGCACTAGTGGTTGACATCGGAGGCCCCGCGTCTAACGCTACCGCGACACTCCTCGAGAGAGTCTAA
- a CDS encoding GNAT family N-acetyltransferase, with protein sequence MRESALRLRIEEVDRRLLVEDEGLLESIYAVLAVAHYRNSPNDLQLIIEAPGHRLLVAFVDDAVGGALDAVLEPREGSRGRGVIPDVFVRMGWGDPGPGYRVVRIAVAPCIQRRGVGSAMLRELERIAASEGVEWVGASFGHYEPLAFWLRNGYIPVHVSPRFNPATGEKNIVVIKPLGEKAARLVGVASCSLLRRLVYSGSSVFRDMPAEIVALLLKGIPSGCEAPNLSSEQLGRLQLFLHGKLAYESVHDVLLLGLHILHSMGAYHELSEKEIVLLVLLVVQGKPIYEAERLLGLARGEAEDILRRVYSLLAQPSGDRLNPV encoded by the coding sequence ATGAGGGAATCCGCGCTGAGACTAAGGATAGAGGAAGTCGACCGTAGGCTTTTGGTTGAGGATGAGGGGCTCCTCGAGTCTATCTATGCTGTTCTTGCTGTTGCGCACTACAGGAACTCTCCCAACGACCTACAGCTTATCATTGAGGCGCCTGGTCACCGTCTGCTAGTAGCTTTTGTCGATGATGCTGTCGGTGGCGCGTTGGACGCGGTTCTCGAGCCTAGAGAGGGGAGCAGAGGGCGCGGAGTCATACCCGATGTGTTTGTGAGGATGGGTTGGGGCGACCCTGGCCCCGGCTACCGTGTTGTTAGGATCGCGGTGGCGCCTTGTATACAGAGGCGTGGTGTCGGCAGTGCTATGCTCCGAGAGCTAGAGCGTATCGCGGCCAGCGAGGGTGTTGAGTGGGTTGGCGCCAGTTTCGGGCATTATGAGCCCTTAGCCTTCTGGCTAAGGAATGGGTACATCCCGGTTCACGTCTCGCCCAGGTTCAACCCGGCAACCGGCGAGAAGAACATCGTCGTGATCAAGCCGCTTGGCGAGAAAGCCGCTAGGCTGGTTGGCGTAGCATCTTGTAGTCTCTTGCGTCGCTTGGTGTACAGTGGTTCTAGCGTGTTTCGGGATATGCCGGCTGAGATAGTGGCGCTTCTCTTGAAGGGTATCCCGAGTGGCTGCGAGGCTCCAAACTTGTCTAGCGAGCAGCTAGGGAGGCTCCAGTTGTTCCTGCATGGTAAACTAGCCTACGAGAGTGTGCATGATGTGCTGCTCCTCGGGCTGCACATACTGCACTCGATGGGCGCCTATCACGAGCTTAGCGAGAAAGAGATTGTGCTGCTGGTGTTGCTAGTGGTGCAGGGTAAGCCCATCTACGAGGCCGAGAGGCTGTTAGGCCTGGCACGCGGCGAGGCCGAGGATATACTGAGGCGTGTCTACAGCCTGTTGGCTCAGCCTTCGGGAGATCGCCTCAACCCCGTCTAG
- a CDS encoding hydroxymethylglutaryl-CoA synthase: protein MAELKGVGVIGWGAYIPRFRIRAEDIAKVWGWDPSVPKGLGLSEKSVAYIDEDSVSMGVEAALNAVRRAGVEPSRIGAVFVGSESKPYAVKPSATIIAEAVGATPHTMASDLEFACRAASEGLRAALGLVSSGQVEYALVVASDTAQANPGDVLEFSASSGAAAFVVGSASDAVAVVEGVYTYVSDTPDFWRRDGSKYPRHGEGFTGEPAYFAHIEGAVKGLMEELGLKPSDFDYVVFHQPNGKFPLKIAKRLGFPPEKVKTGLVTPLIGNTYNASALLGFARVLDHAEPGARVLVAPFGSGAGSDAYSFIVTERVVEARERAPGVDDYIASKAYVDYALYAKYRGLIHRI from the coding sequence GTGGCTGAATTGAAGGGCGTTGGCGTCATAGGCTGGGGTGCCTATATCCCGAGGTTTAGGATCCGTGCCGAGGATATCGCTAAGGTCTGGGGTTGGGATCCTTCCGTCCCTAAAGGCTTGGGGTTGAGCGAGAAGAGCGTGGCTTATATCGATGAGGATAGTGTTTCTATGGGTGTTGAGGCGGCTCTTAACGCTGTTCGTAGGGCTGGTGTCGAGCCTTCGAGGATAGGTGCTGTGTTTGTTGGTAGCGAGTCTAAGCCTTATGCGGTGAAGCCGTCTGCGACTATCATTGCTGAGGCGGTGGGTGCGACGCCGCACACCATGGCTTCTGATTTGGAGTTTGCTTGTCGCGCTGCTAGCGAGGGTTTGCGTGCTGCTCTTGGCCTCGTGTCGAGCGGGCAGGTGGAGTATGCGCTTGTGGTTGCGAGTGACACGGCACAGGCTAATCCCGGTGATGTGTTAGAGTTTAGTGCTTCGAGTGGTGCGGCTGCTTTTGTCGTTGGCTCTGCTAGTGATGCCGTGGCGGTGGTCGAGGGGGTCTACACTTATGTGAGTGATACGCCGGACTTCTGGAGGAGGGATGGAAGCAAGTACCCGAGGCATGGGGAGGGGTTCACCGGGGAGCCAGCGTACTTCGCGCATATTGAGGGTGCGGTTAAGGGGCTCATGGAGGAGCTCGGCCTCAAGCCGAGCGACTTTGACTATGTGGTGTTCCACCAGCCTAATGGTAAGTTCCCATTAAAGATAGCTAAGAGGCTCGGCTTCCCACCTGAGAAGGTGAAGACCGGTCTTGTCACACCTCTCATCGGCAACACGTATAACGCGTCTGCGTTGCTCGGTTTTGCTCGTGTGCTTGACCACGCGGAACCCGGTGCGCGTGTATTGGTTGCCCCGTTCGGTAGTGGCGCTGGTAGCGATGCTTACAGCTTCATAGTGACGGAGAGGGTTGTCGAGGCTCGTGAGCGTGCACCGGGAGTCGACGATTATATCGCGTCAAAAGCCTACGTTGATTACGCGCTATACGCGAAGTATAGGGGTCTTATACACAGGATCTGA
- a CDS encoding ArsA family ATPase, which yields MGSTLEAEAGAESPAHRPLLVSLWGKGGVGKSTLAAALAISLRKRGLNVGLISTDIFPSIIDVLGTGKPGEWFEACGVQVLAVSKELASRMWRERFGDEIYKVFSLLFDVDKETLLSYLEEAPWILEQVYLMMVVEGLKRFDAVVWDTPGAGGGLLMLELEEKLYRHLRLAPRIYSKLRIGGHEPIDKIIKSWRKLAEEILQTIHSETHVPIVVVDAFGGEWQVREILHALESYNLKPKAIIVNRVVTGEVCQSCKPFSILAGIASGTLQVTKEIAISRGMEISTVPLVVPPPKGCKMLDKLSSLFGNINVLR from the coding sequence ATGGGGAGTACACTAGAGGCTGAGGCGGGTGCTGAGAGTCCGGCGCACCGACCCCTCCTGGTAAGCCTCTGGGGGAAGGGCGGGGTCGGAAAGTCGACCCTCGCGGCCGCCCTTGCCATCTCGCTTCGTAAGCGCGGCTTGAATGTCGGGCTGATATCCACGGACATCTTCCCAAGCATAATCGATGTGCTGGGCACTGGCAAGCCTGGTGAGTGGTTCGAGGCTTGCGGGGTGCAGGTGCTAGCCGTATCTAAGGAACTCGCGTCTCGCATGTGGAGAGAGCGGTTCGGCGACGAGATATACAAGGTCTTTAGTCTACTCTTCGATGTCGACAAGGAGACGCTCCTGTCCTACCTGGAGGAGGCTCCCTGGATACTAGAACAAGTGTACCTCATGATGGTCGTTGAGGGGTTGAAGAGGTTTGACGCAGTAGTATGGGATACACCAGGTGCTGGCGGAGGCCTCCTCATGCTAGAGCTCGAGGAGAAACTGTATCGCCACCTGCGCCTCGCGCCAAGGATATACTCGAAACTGCGGATCGGCGGGCACGAACCCATAGACAAGATAATCAAGTCGTGGAGAAAACTCGCAGAGGAAATCCTACAAACGATACACTCTGAGACTCACGTGCCGATAGTGGTTGTCGATGCGTTTGGAGGTGAGTGGCAGGTACGTGAGATTCTCCATGCACTCGAATCCTATAATCTAAAACCAAAAGCGATAATCGTCAACAGGGTAGTCACAGGTGAGGTATGCCAGTCTTGCAAACCATTCAGCATCTTAGCAGGTATAGCTAGTGGGACACTTCAAGTGACAAAGGAGATCGCGATAAGTAGGGGTATGGAGATAAGTACTGTACCCCTGGTAGTGCCTCCTCCCAAAGGCTGTAAAATGCTGGATAAATTATCATCGTTGTTTGGCAATATTAACGTTTTAAGATAA
- a CDS encoding KH domain-containing protein, whose translation MPLLRLYERVPLDRIGVLIGECGKVKEEVMKRTRTRITVDSKNGTVIIEPESPDVPPYMVMKAREFVRAVAYGFSPERAMRVLDEDQVLIVIDLKQYVGDAPNHLQRIKGRIIGEQGRARRTIEEMTGTYISVYDSYVAIIGDYESAQAAREAIEMLIEGRQHSTVYRFLEREMWKLKRSRMTQLWYKEPI comes from the coding sequence ATGCCCCTCCTAAGGCTCTATGAGAGGGTGCCCCTCGACCGTATCGGAGTGCTGATCGGCGAGTGTGGTAAGGTTAAGGAGGAGGTGATGAAGAGGACGCGGACGAGGATAACGGTCGATAGCAAGAATGGTACCGTGATTATTGAGCCGGAGTCGCCGGATGTCCCGCCATACATGGTGATGAAAGCACGCGAGTTTGTCCGCGCCGTAGCTTACGGCTTTAGCCCGGAGCGCGCAATGAGGGTGCTGGACGAGGACCAGGTGCTGATAGTCATTGACTTAAAGCAGTATGTTGGTGACGCGCCGAACCACCTGCAGAGGATAAAGGGGCGCATCATAGGCGAGCAGGGCAGGGCGAGGCGCACAATAGAGGAGATGACCGGCACCTACATATCGGTATATGACAGCTACGTGGCTATAATAGGCGACTATGAGTCGGCTCAGGCTGCCCGCGAGGCAATAGAGATGCTCATTGAGGGACGCCAACATAGCACGGTATACAGGTTCCTTGAGCGTGAGATGTGGAAGCTTAAGCGCAGCAGGATGACGCAACTATGGTACAAGGAGCCTATCTAG
- a CDS encoding PaREP1 family protein, which translates to MTTPIVLSRSLLDRILREAEKHGVTPDEYLAELLVSSQDPDERAREYIEAAYLLLQEAREEAEKGNVRQAAEKIWGAAALAIKAYAWHRERKRLSSHGELWEYARRLKREFGSWVYNAWMSANGTYICFYEGWCNAEDVKEALVQVEKLVERVRALIEGKG; encoded by the coding sequence TTGACCACACCTATTGTCCTATCTCGTTCACTCCTAGATCGCATCCTACGGGAGGCCGAGAAGCACGGTGTCACTCCCGACGAGTATCTAGCTGAACTCCTAGTCTCGAGCCAAGATCCGGATGAAAGGGCCCGCGAGTACATTGAGGCTGCCTATCTGCTTCTCCAGGAGGCCCGAGAGGAAGCTGAAAAGGGTAACGTGAGGCAAGCTGCCGAGAAGATATGGGGTGCTGCTGCGCTCGCAATCAAAGCTTATGCGTGGCATAGAGAGAGGAAAAGGTTGAGTAGTCATGGTGAGCTATGGGAGTATGCAAGGAGGTTAAAGAGGGAGTTTGGAAGCTGGGTGTACAATGCCTGGATGAGTGCTAACGGTACGTACATCTGCTTCTATGAGGGATGGTGCAACGCCGAGGATGTGAAAGAGGCGCTGGTGCAGGTAGAGAAGCTCGTAGAGAGGGTGCGGGCGCTCATCGAAGGTAAAGGGTAG
- a CDS encoding archaellin/type IV pilin N-terminal domain-containing protein: protein MFRSYKAISPVIATIIIIAVTIAISVAVAGWLMGLWTGYTAKPALRIIDATLYTNGTLLATVINEGTGDANVESITIGDVKCTYSDAGLTSPDLVKPGERATLKWTCTAWSTAGFQPGGSYVITIMTTDGFKFTGNVYVKQA from the coding sequence GTGTTCCGCAGTTATAAGGCAATAAGCCCTGTAATCGCAACAATAATCATCATAGCAGTGACTATCGCCATCAGTGTTGCAGTTGCTGGCTGGCTAATGGGCCTATGGACCGGTTACACTGCAAAACCAGCACTAAGAATAATTGACGCTACTCTGTATACAAATGGGACGCTACTTGCAACAGTAATAAACGAGGGTACGGGCGATGCTAACGTCGAGAGTATCACGATAGGTGATGTGAAATGTACATACAGTGACGCTGGTCTTACATCACCTGATCTCGTGAAACCCGGCGAAAGAGCAACACTAAAGTGGACGTGTACAGCGTGGTCCACAGCCGGATTCCAGCCGGGTGGTAGCTACGTCATAACCATCATGACGACTGATGGGTTTAAGTTCACGGGTAACGTGTACGTCAAGCAGGCATAA